The Culicoides brevitarsis isolate CSIRO-B50_1 unplaced genomic scaffold, AGI_CSIRO_Cbre_v1 contig_53, whole genome shotgun sequence genome contains the following window.
CGGAGAACTGTAATCAGGCAATTGTCCCTTGGGCTTTGTATAAATTCGAACTAATTTCAAGTATTCCCACATAATTTCCAATAAATCATCGAAATTCCAATGATGATGCGCCGAAATGGGAACACAATGTGGGATTTTATAGATGACATCTAGCTCCTCTATGCTGATCtgatcaattttattcaagacATAGATGCAAGGGATGTAGATCCGATTTCCTTCAATAACGTCAATTAAGTCATCTGCAGTTGCATCACATCGTAACGTAATGTCAGCATTGTGAATTTTGTATTCAGACAAAATGGATTTGACTAAATCCAAGTCTAACTCTGATTGGCTGACGGTcatgttcaaatttaaacctcccttttccttctttttgaaGTGAATATTGGGAGGTTTTTTATTCAATCGCAAGCCAAAGCCTTCCAACTCATGTTCGAGCAGCTTTTTGTGATGCAGCGGTTTCAGAACATCCAAGACCATAAAGATCAAGTTGCAAGTTCGAGCAACAGCAATAACTTGTCTACCTCGACCTTTGCCATCTTTAGCACCTTCAATAATCCCGGGCAAATCGAGCAACTGAATTTTCGCTCCTTTGTACTTGATGCATCCCGGCACCGTTGTCAACGTTGTGAACTCATAAGCAGCAACTTCAGAGTATACACCCGCCAAATTAGACAAGAGGGTCGATTTTCCTACACTTGGAAAGCCCACAAACCCAACACGGGAGTCCCCTGTCTTTGCAACTTCGAAGCCTTGTTCAGTGGCTGCGCCGCCTCCTTTTGGCGTAATAAGCTCCCGACGCAATTTCGCTAAGCGAGCTTTCAATAAACCCAAATGACCGGCTGTTGCTTTATTACGTTGAGTACGAGCCATCTatggaaattttgtgtttttaaagaTTTGTACGAGATGGGAAAAATACGAAATACGTACTTCGGACTCGA
Protein-coding sequences here:
- the LOC134836524 gene encoding GTP-binding protein 128up-like yields the protein MSTILEKIAQIESEMARTQRNKATAGHLGLLKARLAKLRRELITPKGGGAATEQGFEVAKTGDSRVGFVGFPSVGKSTLLSNLAGVYSEVAAYEFTTLTTVPGCIKYKGAKIQLLDLPGIIEGAKDGKGRGRQVIAVARTCNLIFMVLDVLKPLHHKKLLEHELEGFGLRLNKKPPNIHFKKKEKGGLNLNMTVSQSELDLDLVKSILSEYKIHNADITLRCDATADDLIDVIEGNRIYIPCIYVLNKIDQISIEELDVIYKIPHCVPISAHHHWNFDDLLEIMWEYLKLVRIYTKPKGQLPDYSS